In Bacillus cereus ATCC 14579, a single window of DNA contains:
- the mreB gene encoding cell shape-determining protein MreB: MFGFGGFTRDLGIDLGTANTLVYVKGKGVVLREPSVVALQTDTKQIVAVGSDAKQMIGRTPGNVVALRPMKDGVIADYETTATMMKYYIQQAQKSNGFFSRKPYVMVCVPSGITAVERRAVIDATRQAGARDAYPIEEPFAAAIGANLPVWEPTGSMVVDIGGGTTEVAIISLGGIVTSQSVRVAGDDMDDSIIQYIKKSYNLMIGERTAEALKLEIGSAGEPEGIEPMEIRGRDLVSGLPKTVLIQPEEIADALKDTVDAIVESVKNTLEKTPPELAADIMDRGIVLTGGGALLRNLDKVISEETKMPVLVAEDPLDCVAIGTGKALDNIDLFKTAAR; this comes from the coding sequence ATGTTTGGATTTGGTGGATTTACTCGCGATCTTGGAATAGACTTAGGAACTGCGAACACGCTTGTATATGTAAAAGGAAAAGGTGTAGTTTTACGTGAACCTTCAGTAGTTGCGTTACAAACTGATACGAAACAAATCGTTGCTGTAGGTAGCGATGCAAAACAAATGATTGGTCGTACACCAGGGAACGTTGTGGCACTTCGCCCGATGAAAGACGGTGTAATTGCTGATTATGAAACAACTGCAACAATGATGAAATATTACATTCAACAAGCTCAAAAATCAAACGGTTTCTTCTCACGTAAGCCGTATGTAATGGTATGTGTACCATCTGGTATTACAGCTGTAGAAAGACGTGCAGTAATCGATGCGACTCGTCAAGCGGGTGCTCGTGATGCTTATCCTATCGAAGAGCCATTTGCAGCAGCAATTGGTGCAAACTTACCTGTTTGGGAACCAACTGGTAGTATGGTTGTTGATATCGGTGGCGGTACAACAGAAGTTGCAATTATTTCTCTAGGTGGTATTGTAACAAGCCAGTCAGTCCGTGTTGCTGGTGATGATATGGACGATTCAATCATTCAGTACATTAAGAAAAGCTATAACTTAATGATCGGTGAAAGAACAGCTGAAGCATTAAAATTAGAAATTGGTTCTGCAGGCGAGCCAGAAGGTATCGAGCCTATGGAAATTCGCGGTCGTGATTTAGTAAGTGGTTTACCAAAAACAGTACTAATTCAGCCAGAAGAAATTGCAGATGCATTAAAAGATACAGTAGATGCGATTGTAGAATCAGTTAAAAATACGTTAGAAAAAACTCCACCTGAATTAGCGGCTGATATTATGGACCGCGGTATCGTATTAACAGGTGGCGGGGCATTACTACGTAATTTAGATAAAGTAATTAGTGAAGAAACGAAAATGCCAGTTCTTGTTGCAGAAGATCCATTAGATTGCGTAGCAATTGGAACAGGTAAAGCATTAGACAATATCGATCTTTTCAAAACTGCTGCTCGATAA
- the mreC gene encoding rod shape-determining protein MreC: MPQFFLNKRLIVLLVSIILLVALIGISLKERNSLTWPEQFVKDTVGVVERVFQKPAKYVAGFFENVEDVKRTYEENKELKAKLDNYAGLSGKVKQLEDDNKKLQELTGKKELNSGYTEIPATVVSRNPDKWYDLIGIDKGAQQGIKKDMAVVTSQGLVGRVKSVSQFTASVELLSSMSRTNRVSAIVQGQEKIFGLIEGYDKEKQLLLFTKIGSDAPVEKDQLVVTSGLGDIFPKGLVIGKIVEVQPDAYGLTKTAYVKPAADLNDVEHITVAKRATPSAPLE; the protein is encoded by the coding sequence GTGCCACAGTTTTTCTTAAACAAAAGATTAATTGTTTTGTTGGTTAGTATTATTCTTCTCGTGGCATTGATTGGAATCTCATTGAAAGAACGGAACAGTTTAACATGGCCAGAGCAGTTTGTTAAAGATACTGTCGGTGTTGTAGAACGTGTATTCCAAAAGCCAGCGAAATACGTAGCTGGATTCTTCGAAAATGTAGAGGATGTAAAGCGCACGTATGAAGAGAATAAAGAATTAAAAGCAAAATTAGATAATTATGCAGGTCTATCAGGGAAAGTAAAACAATTAGAAGATGATAACAAGAAGTTACAAGAGCTAACTGGTAAAAAAGAGTTAAATAGCGGGTATACTGAAATTCCAGCTACTGTTGTTTCTCGTAATCCAGATAAATGGTACGATTTAATTGGAATTGATAAAGGGGCACAGCAAGGAATTAAAAAAGATATGGCTGTAGTAACTTCACAAGGGTTAGTTGGAAGAGTGAAAAGTGTATCTCAGTTTACAGCATCAGTAGAATTACTAAGTTCTATGAGCCGAACAAATCGCGTTTCTGCTATTGTACAAGGGCAAGAGAAAATCTTTGGATTGATTGAAGGTTATGACAAAGAAAAGCAATTACTTCTTTTCACAAAGATTGGCTCTGATGCACCGGTAGAGAAAGATCAACTAGTTGTAACATCTGGACTGGGTGATATTTTCCCGAAAGGTCTTGTAATTGGAAAAATCGTTGAAGTTCAGCCGGATGCATATGGCTTAACAAAAACAGCTTATGTAAAACCTGCCGCTGATTTAAATGACGTAGAGCATATTACGGTTGCTAAACGTGCAACACCTTCAGCGCCATTAGAATAG